The following is a genomic window from Crossiella equi.
ATGAAGGACATCAGCCAGTCCGGGTACGTGTGGGCGGAGCCCGGACCGTATGAGATCCGCCCGCGATCGCGTCGGCCCGTGCGGCTGGTCCCGGTGCGGCTGTTCGTCGTGCTGCTGCCGGTGCTGCTGTTCAGCGGCCTGTTCTTCGGCGGCTCCTACCTGGTCTCGCCGGAGGCGAGGGTGACCGTGCAGCCCGGCATCGGGCTGGCGACGGTGGACCAGCGGCCGGTGGCGCTGATCCCGTACCAGCGCAGCGGCAGCCGGGGCATGTTCCAGCTGCTCACCCAGGACATGTTCCAGGCGCGCCTGGCCGCCGTCGACCTGGGCACCGGTGAGGTCCGGTGGGACACCCAGCTCAGCGACGGGTTGGTCTGGCAGGCCGAGTTCCTCGCCGCCGGAGCGCGCCTGGCCTACTTCGCCACCGACGGCGGGCTGGTGGTGCTCGACCTGGCCGACGGCCGCGTGGTGGCCGGGGACGGCGAGGTGCCCGGGCTGCCGCAGGTGGTCGCCTCCCGCGCCGCCTACGGCTACGACGCCGCCCACCGGGCGGTGGTGGCGCTGGCCGAGGGCGGGCTGCGCACCCTGGCCCTGGACAGCGACACCGCGACCCCGGCCCCGCCCGAGGTCGAGGCGGCCTGGGCCGGGCGGCTGACCGCCAAGCCCGCGCCCCCGCGCTCGGAGTCCGCGCGGGCCGGGGACCAGGCCGGGATCGGGGGCGGCGAGTCGGTGCTGCTGCGCGAGCGGGCCCAGCCCGCCCTCGAACTGCTCCGCCGCTTCCCCGACGGCCGCACCGCGCCTGTCCTGACCCTGCCCAGCCACGAGGCGGAGATCCTGCTGGCCGGGGAGAAGACCGCAGCCGGTGCCGGTGCCGGGCTGGTCGTGCTCAAGCACGCCCGGGGTGTCACCAGCCGGGCCGCCGCGCTGAGCGTGGTGTCCCTGCGCGGCAAGCAGGTCACCGCCTCGGTGCCGATCGGCACCGGCCCGGCCCGCGCCATCGAGCTGCCCACCCGCCACGTGCTCGTGCTCGCCCGCGCCGAGGACGACCACTCCGAAGGCGTGGCACTGGTCGGCCCGGACGGCCGCCTCACCTGGCTGGCCGTCGGCCAGCAGGACTTCTTCGGCAACCCCCGATGACGGGAGACCACACCGTGAAGATCGTCGCCTGGACCGTGACCGCGTTCGCCGGGCTCGGCACCCTCCTCTACGTCCACACCGGCCTCACCGACACCTGGGCCAGCGGTTTCCTCGCCGCCCCGCTCATCCTGCTCTTCGCCGTCCCGATGTTGTTCAGCGCCGCCAAGCTGTTGGCGGACTCGGGCATCGGCGGCAAGGTGCCCGCGCTGTACCGAGGCGCCCCGATCGGCATGGGCACCGTCGTCTCGGTCGGCCGCACCGGGCTGTCGGTCAACGACCAGCCGCAGCTGCTGATCACCCTGGACGTGGACACCCAGGACGGCCGCCGGATCCGCGCCGAGGCCAAGCAGATCGTCGACCTGACCGACCTGGCCGCGGTGCAGCCCGGTTCGGTGCTGCCGGTGCGCTACCTGCCCGGCAACGGCCGCGTGGTGCTGGCCACCGACGCGCCGCAGGCGGAGCTGCAGGCCGTGCTGGACCGCATCCAGCTGGCCAAGGGCCTGATCACGCCCCGGCAGCTCCAGATCGCCGAGCAGGGCCTGGACACCCGCGCGGTGGTGCTGGCCATGGCCCCGACCGGCGAGGTGCGCGGGGAGCGGGCGGTGGCCCGGCTGGACCTGCGGGTGAGCCGTCCGGACGGCACCGCGTTCGACCTGTCGGTGGAGAAGGCGCTCGCCCCGGTCATGGTGCCCAGGGTGCAGCCCGGTGCGGTGGTCCGGGTGCGCTACCTGGCGCAGGATGAGTCGGACCTGGTGATCCTCGCGCCGCTCCAGTCGTGACGGCACAACGGTTTGGCGGACGCGGGTCTCGGTTGGGTCACTCAGGACCCCTCCCGGGCCCACGCTGCCACACTCCGGCCATGAGGACCCGAGTGCTTGTCCCGCTCGCCCTGGCCGCGGTGGTGGCCGGGTGCTCCATCGGCAACCCGACCTCCAGCGAGGTCTCGCTCCAGTACGGGGCGGGCATGCTGGACTCGCGCAAGTTCGTGGAGTGCGAGACCTCCCACGACTACAGCGATCCCGGCGACGACCACTACTACTACCCGAGCGGCCAGCGCGACTTCTCCTTCGGGGACGGCGACGGCGTCGACTCGGCGGCGCTCACCTCCACCACCCAGGACTCCCAGGAGATCAAGGTGACGGGCACGGTGAAGTTCAGCCTGAACACCGACTGCAAGGAGTTCACCGACAGCACCGGCAAGGTCTGGCCGGGCGGCAAGCTCCAGATGTTCCACGAGCTCATCGCGTACAAGTACGACGCGGCGCCCACCGACGGCGGCGAGCAGATGAAGGAGGGCTGGAAGTCGTTGCTGCGCAACTACGTCGGCGCCGCGCTGGACCGGGCCACCGACAACGAGGCGCTGAAGTACCCGTGGCAGAAGCTCTACACCGACGCCGCGGTGAAGACGCAGTGGGAGAAGGACGTGCTCAGCCAGCTGCCCGAGACCCTGCGCACGCTGACCATGGGCGTGGACCTCATCGTGATCAACTCGGTGCTGCTGCAGAAGCCCGGCATCCAGCCGCAGCTCGTGCAGGGGCTCACCGACAAGCACGCGGCCGAGCTGCGCGCCGAGGCCGCGGACGTGGACAAGCAGGCCGCGGCCAACTTCCCCGGCGGCATCCCCGGTTACCAGGCCTACCAACAGCAGCAGGCGGTGAACGAGGCCATCAAGTCCGGCAAGGTGCAGGTGCTGCCGGTGCCGCAGGGCTCGCCGATCATCGTGCAGCCGAAGTAGCCAGACTGCCCAGCAACCGCAGCTTCTCCTCCGAGGCCGAGCCCGGATCCGCGTGGTAGGTCACCAGGACCTGCGTGGTGCCGGGCACGGCGAACTTCTCGTAGCGCAGGTCCAGCGGGCCTACCTGGGGGTGCTCGAACCCGGTGAGGCCGCTGCTCTGGTGCCGGACGTCCTGGCGGCCCCACAGCACGCGGAAGCGGTCGCTTTCCAGGCTCAGCTCGCCGATCAGCTCGCGCAGCTCCGGGTCGCCCACGTCTCCGCCCAGCGTGGCGCGCAGGTAGGCCACCGTCTTCGCGGTCATGCCCTCCCAGTCGCGGTGGACGTGCGCGACCTCGCCGACCTGCATCTGCTCGCCATGACCCGGCCGGAGGCGGGCGGGCAGCGCTTCCTCGCCGTGGCCGGGCCGCCGCTGACCTACCCGGGCATCGCGCGGCTGCTGCGCGCCCGGGGGTTCCGCCTGCGCACCCGGAGCGCGCCGGACTCGTTGTTCCGGCTGGCCGCCCGGCTCAACCCCCGGCTGCGGCCGATGCCGGCCAACCTCGGCGTGCCCCGGGCGGCCAGCGCGGCCAAGGCGCGGCGCGTGCTCGGCTGGTCACCCCGTCCGGTGGTGGACACCGCGCGCAGCCTGGTCTGACCACTATGCATACACTGCTGTATCCGATACATTCCCGTATCGGGAGGCGGTAGTGACGGCACCGAAGCGGGTCACCAGGCGCCGGGCGGAGACCCGGCAGCGGCTGCTGGACGCCGCCTTGGCCGTGTTCGCCCGCGAGGGCTTCGGCCGCTCCACCGTCGAGCAGGTCTGCGAGCACGCCGGGTACACCCGCGGCGCGTTCTACTCCAACTTCGCCTCGCTGGACGAGCTGTTCCTGGCGATGTGGGAGCAGCGGTCGGCGGCGATGATCGCCGAGGTCGAGGCGGTGTTCGAGCGGGCCGAGCACGACGGCGTGCGCGATGTGCGCGACATGGTCGAGCTGTTGCTGGAGGCGGTGCCGCTGGACGAGGGCTGGCACCGGGTCTCCGCCGAGT
Proteins encoded in this region:
- a CDS encoding PA2928 family protein; amino-acid sequence: MKDISQSGYVWAEPGPYEIRPRSRRPVRLVPVRLFVVLLPVLLFSGLFFGGSYLVSPEARVTVQPGIGLATVDQRPVALIPYQRSGSRGMFQLLTQDMFQARLAAVDLGTGEVRWDTQLSDGLVWQAEFLAAGARLAYFATDGGLVVLDLADGRVVAGDGEVPGLPQVVASRAAYGYDAAHRAVVALAEGGLRTLALDSDTATPAPPEVEAAWAGRLTAKPAPPRSESARAGDQAGIGGGESVLLRERAQPALELLRRFPDGRTAPVLTLPSHEAEILLAGEKTAAGAGAGLVVLKHARGVTSRAAALSVVSLRGKQVTASVPIGTGPARAIELPTRHVLVLARAEDDHSEGVALVGPDGRLTWLAVGQQDFFGNPR
- a CDS encoding SPFH domain-containing protein, coding for MRTRVLVPLALAAVVAGCSIGNPTSSEVSLQYGAGMLDSRKFVECETSHDYSDPGDDHYYYPSGQRDFSFGDGDGVDSAALTSTTQDSQEIKVTGTVKFSLNTDCKEFTDSTGKVWPGGKLQMFHELIAYKYDAAPTDGGEQMKEGWKSLLRNYVGAALDRATDNEALKYPWQKLYTDAAVKTQWEKDVLSQLPETLRTLTMGVDLIVINSVLLQKPGIQPQLVQGLTDKHAAELRAEAADVDKQAAANFPGGIPGYQAYQQQQAVNEAIKSGKVQVLPVPQGSPIIVQPK
- a CDS encoding MmyB family transcriptional regulator; the encoded protein is MTAKTVAYLRATLGGDVGDPELRELIGELSLESDRFRVLWGRQDVRHQSSGLTGFEHPQVGPLDLRYEKFAVPGTTQVLVTYHADPGSASEEKLRLLGSLATSAAR
- a CDS encoding TetR/AcrR family transcriptional regulator → MTAPKRVTRRRAETRQRLLDAALAVFAREGFGRSTVEQVCEHAGYTRGAFYSNFASLDELFLAMWEQRSAAMIAEVEAVFERAEHDGVRDVRDMVELLLEAVPLDEGWHRVSAEFTAHALRTPALRRVVTAREEAIAAALTPFVTAGLARLGRVVLDPVALGQAIVAVHDGTSTQCLMDPGDAAVRARRVELFVHVVTAYSSESGE